A single region of the Plantactinospora soyae genome encodes:
- a CDS encoding 2OG-Fe(II) oxygenase translates to MTSSTSTSADLRDRLATADWDDITAQLDAVGCAVTPQLLGPDECAGIAGLYDEVERFRSTVDMARFRFGSGQYRYFDRPYPGLVAKLRAAFYPKLLPIARDWAARLGQPAPWPDSLDEWLEMCHAAGQRKSTPILLRYRAGDWNALHRDLYGDLVFPMQVVIGLDRPGLDYTGGEFLLVEQRPRAQSRGTVTMLPQGHGLVFTTRDRPVRSARGWSASPVRHGVSTVRSGLRHTLGLVLHDAA, encoded by the coding sequence ATGACTTCGAGTACGTCGACCTCGGCCGACCTCCGGGACCGGCTGGCGACCGCCGACTGGGACGACATCACCGCGCAGCTCGACGCGGTCGGCTGCGCGGTGACCCCGCAGCTCCTCGGCCCGGACGAGTGCGCGGGTATCGCCGGGCTCTACGACGAGGTGGAGCGGTTCCGGTCCACGGTCGACATGGCCCGCTTCCGGTTCGGCTCCGGCCAGTACCGCTACTTCGACCGGCCCTACCCTGGCCTGGTCGCCAAACTGCGGGCGGCGTTCTATCCGAAGCTGCTGCCGATCGCCCGTGACTGGGCCGCCCGGCTCGGTCAGCCGGCCCCGTGGCCGGACAGCCTCGACGAGTGGCTGGAGATGTGCCACGCCGCCGGGCAGCGCAAGTCCACGCCGATCCTGCTGCGCTACCGCGCCGGAGACTGGAACGCCCTGCACCGCGACCTGTACGGGGACCTGGTCTTTCCGATGCAGGTGGTGATCGGCCTGGACCGGCCGGGCCTGGACTACACCGGTGGCGAGTTCCTGCTCGTCGAACAGCGTCCCCGGGCCCAGTCCCGGGGCACGGTGACGATGCTGCCGCAGGGCCACGGACTGGTCTTCACCACCCGTGACCGGCCCGTACGGTCGGCGCGGGGCTGGTCGGCATCACCGGTACGCCACGGCGTGTCCACCGTCCGGTCCGGGCTGCGGCACACCCTCGGCCTGGTCCTGCACGACGCGGCGTAG